The region CATTGCCACCATGTATGAATGCACTATGTGATTTTATGACCACAATGACAAGCACCAACATTAAAAGACAGTGAGATGCATATTTAAGTATTCTTAAAGATTGCTTCAGCCTATGCCCTGTAAGTAGACCAACTGCGTGCACCGAAGATCATCTCTCTTAGAGATGAAAAATGTGCcttcacattcatttttattgtagATTAGCATAAAATAAACACCCCATAgtataaaattttatttattttaatagaaTTTCCATCTGCCCATCCCCTTTTAAACAAGTATTTTAAGAGTTAATGAACACATTATCTTCAGAGCAGACCTTGACTGTGAAATTAATTAGACAACATAAAATTCTTATGAGGCATACAACTCCATTTTACATATGAATATTTTGTATTGCTCAGCTGAAAGCTGGAAAATGGTTTACTTAAGGCAACAAATTAATAATGTCACCATTTTTGAGAGCCACTGTTGACTATATAACTTGAGGACTTCAACAGAGTGCTTCCACTTACTGAGCTGCCAAATAAACAAATCATCTTTGTTACacttaaaattaataaattgaGATTCTTATTATTATCAAGGGTACTTTTATGCACTCTGAAAAGCAGAAATACTGTTTTGGTTTAGTTACATAAAAAAACGTGTTTACTGAATATTAAATCTGCTCTTTAGATTGCAATATGTTCAAAACTCACAGCCATTAGAAGCATTACTATTGTGCCATAGCATAATGTACAaggaaagaataaaatacagaaaaaatatgtataGCTGAACATGTCAATACATTTAATGACAAACGTCCTTTGTTGGCAGAAAGGAGCACATACTGTAGGACTGGCTTATTTTTCCTATTCAGTGTGTTAACATGCCCATGTTGACTTTGCCATATTAAGGGAATACATAACTGTACCATTATTATAACTGACAGACACAGTAAAATTGAAACACAGTTTACACAGTTAATTTGCAATAAGTAATGGAGATAAAGGGTACTGTGAAATATTTGGAGATGGTTTCTTCCAGACAGCAGTGCCAAAGTATGCGGAGAAAATATCAAACACAATTTAATGATGTAGGAAAACCATTGCGGGCCACTGCTCACTGACACATGACAGTGTACTGATTCATCTGTCTCTAATCCACCAGTTGATTTCAATTTCAGAGAATTGAGATCCAAAAATCTTTACAAATTTTACAACTCTCAAAAcgttacattttctttctctaaataatATGACCTTCTACTCAAAATTAGTCTTGAAGTATTCTTTGTCCCCTCagaataaatctttatttttgtaattgtatAACTTCTTTTTTACGCACATCTTTATTCTATTAAAATATGACTagtctttttctatttctgtatAAAAATGCCCCTAATAAATATGGCATACCAGTCAATTGTTGGCGACAAAATAAAACAGCGTTCTGCTTTTTTAGTGGGTTATTGTGCTTTGTACGTCCTTTagaacaaaagacagcaaagtCCTAACAAGATCTTTCTTGTATTTTGTGCTGATAGAAAGATTGTATCATTTCAGACTGTAGCCCACCTATCATGTAAACTTTGCTGGGGAAATCCATGTGCTTCATTAAAATGATTACCTTAATTTGGTTACAAGCAGTGATTGGGCTGATTGGTGCATGTTAACATACTGATTGAGAAATGCCAATACAATACAAATTTAcattaatttgaatatttgaaattcAACATTTGCTTGAATTCAGTTCCTTGATTCAGTAcctgaagttaaaaaaaaagaaaaaaaaaaagaaaaaaggtttagGGTACAGTGTCAAGATGCGTTTGCTGCTGTGCAATTTCTATCGCTCATGAACTGAGTACATATTTGAAGCGAGGACAGTATGCATCCCAACTGCAGTTTGTAAGCTTACATGGCCTCCCATTTTGAGGTTCACATGATTTTCATGTTGAATTGTATGGATGCCTCAGTTGGGCTGGCCTCCTCCGTTTCTTCTTTACGTGGCACGTATTCAACCTCTATACTTGACTTAGTATTGTCTTTCCCTCTACTCCAGAGGAATAATATCACAAGACAAAAGAGGACAACTCCCAGGAAAGAGATAAATCCCATGGTGGTTGCAATGATAAGTGTCTTTACATCAAATGGAAATGGAACTGTGGCCCGGGTCACATTAGCACCTTCATCACTTGGCTGGTTGGAAATGAAGGCAAATGTCTTGTTCGGCTGGTGGGGCCAGTTGGGGGAGTAGCTGTGGACAAAAAGGTGAGCAGCTTTGGTGTCATTGCCAGCTGCATTGCTTGCAATGCACAAGTAGGTGCCATTATCCTGGATTTGGGAGTAGCGCACCTCCAATGTGCCCTCATTAGACACAGAAAGTCTTGACCCCACAGTCTTCATTGTGATGTATTCCTTCTTAGGGGATAGCCACATTATCACAGGGACTGGATCACCCACAGCTTGGCAAGTGAAATGAACTGTTGTTCCTTCATCTACATGGCTTTCTTGAACCTTATAATCTACAATCTTTGATTTCTGACAGGTAAAATGATCAGAAGGGAGGATGTCTGGGAAGTCCTTGAACTCTTTTCCTTGCACACCCTCAGGTGAAGCACACATGGGCTGTTGTCTGTTAAAGTTGAGCCTCCACCGCCTGCGGAAGACCCAGAGCAAGCGACAATCGCAGGCCAGTGGGTTGTCATACAAAGCCAGGGTCTCCAGGTTTCCCACTGAGTGGAAGACTGACTCCTCCAGGGTGTTCAGTCTATTGCTGGATACATTGAGTACACGGAGATGGTTGAGTCCTCGGAAAGAGTATGGCTCAATGGCAGCTAATCTCCCACCCGCCAAATGAAAAGCCTGGAGCTTCTGTAGATTGAACAGTTGGTTCCCTTCCACAGTATTAATGGGATTGAAAGATAGATTCAAAAACCGAAGATATCTTAGGTGACTGATGGCTTGGTAGGGGATGGCAGTAAGATTGCAGTTTGTGATGGACAGTGATGTGAGGTTGAGTCCAAACAGGCATTTTGCAGTCATTGTATCCAGGGCAGGCATATGAGATATCTCCAGTACCCTAAGCCGATACAGCCTCTTAAAGGAGTAATCCCTAATGACAGTGACGTTGAGATAGCGTAATCGAAGTGACAACAGGTTATGCAGATGGCTAAGGGCATCAGTGGGCACTGAGGCCAGATTGCATCCCTCAATGTTGAGGCTTTCAAGGTTGCTGAGGCCATGAAATGATCGGGGTGAGATGAATACTAGGTCATTATCACCAACCTCCAGAGCCCTCAGGTTGTACAGCTCCTGGAACATATAGTCGAGCAGAATGACAATTTTGTTCTCACTAATATCCAGCTGGGTGAGGTTGGTCAGGCCTGTGAACACTCCCAACTGAATGAGCTTCAGCTGGTTGTTGCGCAAACCCAGAATTCGAAGGTTCATAAGGTTGCTAAAAGCCCCAGGCTCAATGGatgaaattgtgttttcattaagtTGAAGCTCCTCCAGCTGAGGGTAATTAATGAACTCCTCAGGCCCCAGAGTTTTCAGACGGTTCTTGCTGAGGTCTAGCAGTCTTGTTTCAGTGGGTATACCCTCAGGAAGAGCTGCCAGTCTCCTTCGATGGCACAGGACTGAACGCTCCTGAGCGTTGCAGTCGCACCGGGACGGGCAACCAGTGGTGGAGCCAGAAAGGACGGTGCCCAGCATCAGGATCAGGATGGGCTGCCAGCATGCCACCAAGTAGCTGTGCCCTCCTGCCTCCCCAGACACCATCCTACTGCTTACCTGTGGAGACATGGAAAAAGAGTGTTTGGAAGTATGGAATGGTGGTACAGAAATGGCTATGACAATACTGAACAATGCTGTACTATAATAGCTTGATGAACCATTGTATTTCAATTCACAATGCAAATTTCGGGACAATAAACCATTATCTCCTGATGCCTTTCGAGTTACAGGCACATTTTGACTCTTTTCTCAACATAACCCACAGTATATGCTGAATACATTTGTTCCATAGGCTATAACACCAACAGTGTAAAAATAGATTTTGCAA is a window of Pempheris klunzingeri isolate RE-2024b chromosome 1, fPemKlu1.hap1, whole genome shotgun sequence DNA encoding:
- the lingo1b gene encoding leucine-rich repeat and immunoglobulin-like domain-containing nogo receptor-interacting protein 1-B, which encodes MSPQVSSRMVSGEAGGHSYLVACWQPILILMLGTVLSGSTTGCPSRCDCNAQERSVLCHRRRLAALPEGIPTETRLLDLSKNRLKTLGPEEFINYPQLEELQLNENTISSIEPGAFSNLMNLRILGLRNNQLKLIQLGVFTGLTNLTQLDISENKIVILLDYMFQELYNLRALEVGDNDLVFISPRSFHGLSNLESLNIEGCNLASVPTDALSHLHNLLSLRLRYLNVTVIRDYSFKRLYRLRVLEISHMPALDTMTAKCLFGLNLTSLSITNCNLTAIPYQAISHLRYLRFLNLSFNPINTVEGNQLFNLQKLQAFHLAGGRLAAIEPYSFRGLNHLRVLNVSSNRLNTLEESVFHSVGNLETLALYDNPLACDCRLLWVFRRRWRLNFNRQQPMCASPEGVQGKEFKDFPDILPSDHFTCQKSKIVDYKVQESHVDEGTTVHFTCQAVGDPVPVIMWLSPKKEYITMKTVGSRLSVSNEGTLEVRYSQIQDNGTYLCIASNAAGNDTKAAHLFVHSYSPNWPHQPNKTFAFISNQPSDEGANVTRATVPFPFDVKTLIIATTMGFISFLGVVLFCLVILFLWSRGKDNTKSSIEVEYVPRKEETEEASPTEASIQFNMKIM